The following coding sequences lie in one Populus nigra chromosome 15, ddPopNigr1.1, whole genome shotgun sequence genomic window:
- the LOC133674640 gene encoding probable UDP-glucosyl transferase 73B6 has protein sequence MPSSSSSHVVIFPFMAQGHTLPLLDLSKALSHQQIKVTVITTPSNANSMAKYVTNHPDINLHEIPFPTIDGLPKGCENTSQLPSMEFLLPFLQATKELQKPFEQVLETMIKSNTPPLCVISDFFLGWSLASCQALGVPRLAFHGMGVLSMAISKSSWVHAPQIDSLSMFDPVDLPGMRLPFTLTKADLPAETVNSSNHDDPMSKFIGEVGEDDAKSWGIIVNSFKELEENHIPSFESFYMNGAKAWCLGPLFLYDEMEGLEKSINQSQISSMSTQWLDEQITPDSVIYVSFGTQAAVSDSQLDEVAFGLEESGFPFLWVVRSKSWSLPGGVEEKIKGRGLIVKEWVDQRQILSHRATGGFLSHCGWNSVLESVAAGVPILAWPMMAEQSLNAKLIVDGLGAGTSIKKVQNQGSEILVSRQAISEGVKELMGGQKGRSARERAEPLGRVARRAVQKDGSSHDTLSKLIDQLRRC, from the coding sequence AtgccttcttcttcatcatcccaTGTTGTTATCTTTCCTTTCATGGCTCAAGGCCATACTCTTCCATTACTCGACCTATCAAAAGCTCTTTCacatcaacaaatcaaagtgACCGTCATCACCACCCCGTCAAATGCTAACTCAATGGCCAAGTATGTTACTAATCACCCTGATATCAATCTCCATGAAATCCCATTCCCCACCATTGATGGCCTCCCAAAAGGTTGTGAGAACACATCTCAACTTCCTTCAATGGAAtttctccttccttttcttcaagCCACCAAAGAACTGCAAAAGCCATTTGAACAGGTACttgaaacaatgataaaatccaACACCCCTCCTTTATGTGTTATTTCTGATTTCTTTCTAGGCTGGTCACTTGCTTCATGTCAAGCATTAGGTGTCCCTAGGTTAGCCTTTCATGGCATGGGTGTTCTATCAATGGCCattagcaaatcatcttggGTACATGCACCCCAAATAGATTCATTGTCTATGTTTGATCCTGTTGACCTGCCTGGTATGAGACTTCCCTTCACTTTAACTAAAGCAGACTTGCCTGCAGAAACCGTGAACTCATCAAACCATGATGATCCCATGTCTAAATTCATTGGAGAGGTGGGTGAGGATGATGCAAAGAGTTGGGGAATCATTGTTAATAGCTTTAAAGAGTTAGAAGAGAATCATATCCCATCTTTTGAGTCTTTTTACATGAATGGGGCTAAGGCTTGGTGTCTAGGCCCTTTATTTTTGTATGACGAAATGGAGGGTCTTGAGAAATCCATTAACCAAAGTCAAATTTCCTCCATGTCAACACAATGGCTTGATGAGCAAATCACACCAGATTCTGTGATCTATGTTTCATTTGGTACTCAAGCTGCTGTATCAGATTCTCAGCTTGATGAGGTAGCCTTTGGCTTGGAGGAGTCAGGCTTTCCATTCTTATGGGTTGTACGTTCAAAGTCATGGTCTTTACCTGGTGGCGtggaagagaaaataaaaggtagaGGTTTGATTGTAAAAGAATGGGTTGATCAACGCCAAATACTATCTCATCGTGCAACAGGCGGGTTCTTGAGTCACTGTGGTTGGAATTCGGTCCTAGAGAGTGTAGCAGCTGGTGTGCCGATTCTGGCTTGGCCCATGATGGCTGAACAATCTTTGAATGCAAAGCTTATAGTGGATGGACTTGGAGCCGGGACTAGTATCAAAAAGGTGCAAAATCAAGGCTCTGAAATCCTTGTTTCAAGGCAAGCTATTAGTGAAGGTGTGAAGGAGTTGATGGGAGGACAAAAGGGAAGGAGTGCACGGGAGAGAGCAGAGCCCTTAGGCAGGGTGGCTAGGAGGGCGGTGCAAAAAGATGGGTCGTCGCATGATACCCTGAGCAAGCTCATTGACCAACTTCGTCGATGTTAA